One Electrophorus electricus isolate fEleEle1 chromosome 10, fEleEle1.pri, whole genome shotgun sequence genomic region harbors:
- the irgq1 gene encoding uncharacterized protein irgq1, producing the protein MDTRFSMPQKVPEECITKITEALQSVKSMKTTREFMTVLEVFSQFKMDIAVTGESGSGKSTLINALLGLDHDDEGAASTGVVETTSEPAMYQYPNLPYVRLWDLPGMGTPSFASKTYVEAMNFVLYDMFIVVISERFRENNMLVIDEIQRQNKPFYIVRTKVDNDLLSQSRKLAFTETRALGLMRDECLKYLNDKNLHPSVFLVSVHGTQKYDLQKLKDTLENEASKLKIEVFPLFMANVFTKGRTKARTIQQHALQSGKISEEDLQKICTICKHSDFAHGTEALKTVLDALEHFQLDVAILGETGSGVSTLLDALSGKQNSTNSTTSATSLQYPDVRFWAVSGIERITDNLEDIKLFMDNFDFFVIIVSEWQQALHVELARAADQLRKHYHFVQTKVDCYLQTQGDLCYPEIQLLDGLRAQSAEELKKANLAHSQLFLINGLDKNTFDFVSLECVLSSDLNAIRLSAFAYWVDGMVRQKQNYSTCQIL; encoded by the exons ATGGATACCAG GTTTAGTATGCCACAAAAGGTCCCAGAAGAGTGCATCACCAAAATCACAGAGGCACTGCAGTCTGTAAAATCCATGAAAACAACACGAGAGTTTATGACTGTTCTGGAGGTGTTCAGTCAGTTTAAGATGGACATTGCTGTGACTGGAGAGTCTGGCTCAGGAAAGTCTACACTTATTAATGCACTGCTTGGACTAGACCATGATGATGAAGGGGCAGCATCAACAGGAGTAGTGGAGACGACATCAGAGCCAGCCATGTATCAATATCCAAATTTACCTTATGTGAGACTCTGGGATCTTCCAGGGATGGGCACACCCTCTTTTGCATCAAAGACTTATGTGGAGGCAATGAACTTTGTCCTATATGACATGTTCATTGTAGTGATATCTGAGAGATTTAGAGAAAACAACATGCTTGTGATTGATGaaatacaaagacaaaataagCCTTTTTATATTGTCAGGACCAAAGTGGACAATGATTTGCTTTCCCAGAGTAGAAAACTTGCCTTCACTGAAACCAGAGCCTTGGGTCTAATGAGAGatgaatgtttgaaatatttaaatgataaaaaccTACATCCCTCTGTGTTCCTAGTGTCAGTTCATGGCACACAGAAATATGACCTGCAGAAACTAAAGGACACACTTGAGAATGAGGCTTCAAAACTCAAAATAGAGGTTTTTCCTCTGTTCATGGCCAATGTGTTCACCAAAGGTAGAACAAAAGCAAG GACTATCCAGCAGCATGCCTTGCAGAGTGGGAAAATCAGCGAAGAGGACCTTCAGAAGATATGCACAATTTGCAAACACTCTGACTTTGCACATGGTACAGAAGCACTGAAGACAGTACTGGATGCATTAGAGCATTTCCAGCTTGATGTGGCCATCTTGGGGGAAACTGGCTCAGGGGTCTCCACTTTGTTGGATGCCCTATCCGGGAAGCAGAATAGCACTAACAGCACAACTTCAGCCACAAGCCTTCAGTACCCAGATGTCAGATTTTGGGCTGTGTCGGGAATAGAGAGAATCACTGATAACTTGGAGGATATTAAACTATTTATGGATAATTTTGACTTCTTTGTGATTATTGTGTCAGAGTGGCAGCAGGCACTCCACGTGGAACTTGCAAGAGCTGCAGATCAGTTAAGGAAACATTACCACTTTGTTCAGACAAAGGTTGATTGCTATTTGCAGACCCAAGGTGATTTATGTTATCCAGAGATTCAACTCCTGGATGGACTTCGAGCACAGTCTGCTGAAGAACTTAAGAAGGCAAACCTTGCCCATTCTCAGCTGTTTCTCATAAATGGCTTGGACAAAAATACCTTTGACTTTGTCAGTTTGGAGTGTGTATTGAGCAGTGACCTGAATGCAATAAGGTTGAGTGCTTTTGCATATTGGGTGGATGGTATGgtcagacagaaacaaaactatAGCACTTGTCAGATACTATAG
- the LOC113580845 gene encoding anionic trypsin-1-like, with product MMILLLALLGAAAAAPLNDKIVGGYECRAHSQPWQTSLNIGYHYCGGSLINDQWVISAAHCWIDPYAQIVILGEHHIWMYEGTEQYMTVDAIYWHQSYDYQTLDFDIMLMKLSHPVTINEFVKPIALPKACPTPGDMCVVSGWGNIYSDSVFNPFNLQCVDVPILSHEVCENSYPGKISNNMVCAGYLEGGKDSCQGDSGGPLVCNGELQGIVSWGYGCAQPDFPGVYTKVCALLPWIYDILKSY from the exons ATGATGATCTTATTGTTAGCACTTCTGGGTGCAGCAG CTGCAGCACCTCTGAATGATAAGATAGTTGGTGGTTATGAGTGTAGGGCTCACTCTCAGCCTTGGCAAACTTCTTTGAACATTGGATATCATTACTGTGGCGGCTCCCTCATCAATGATCAATGGGTCATTTCTGCTGCCCACTGCTGGATTGA CCCCTATGCCCAAATTGTTATCCTGGGTGAGCACCATATCTGGATGTATGAGGGCACAGAGCAATACATGACTGTGGATGCCATCTACTGGCACCAAAGTTATGACTACCAGACATTAGACTTTGACATCATGCTGATGAAGCTGTCTCACCCTGTGACCATAAATGAGTTTGTGAAGCCTATTGCTCTGCCTAAGGCATGCCCTACTCCTGGGGACATGTGCGTGGTGTCGGGCTGGGGCAACATCTATTCAGATTCAG TGTTCAACCCATTTAACCTCCAGTGTGTAGACGTGCCCATTCTCTCCCATGAGGTCTGTGAGAACTCCTACCCAGGCAAGATCTCAAATAATATGGTCTGTGCTGGATATCTGGAGGGAGGCAAGGATTCTTGTCAG ggtgacTCTGGTGGTCCTCTGGTGTGTAATGGTGAACTGCAGGGTATCGTATCATGGGGTTATGGCTGTGCCCAGCCTGATTTCCCTGGTGTCTACACTAAAGTCTGTGCTTTACTGCCTTGGATCTATGACATTCTTAAAAGTTACTAG
- the LOC113580856 gene encoding trypsin-like, protein MALLILLILVGAAATARSFDGRIVGGYECTPHSQPWMVSLHYGYHFCGGVLISEQWVLSAAQCWYNPYSMQLIVGDHNVRMFEGTEQLLKTDNIIWHPNYNYQTLDYDIMLIKLFHPVKVTDAVRPISLPTGCPFAGMPCTVSGWGSIYSDSSFMPFHLQCADVPVVSDEECEKSYPGMLTRRMLCAGHPEGGQDACSSDSGSPLVCYGEVHGLVSWGRGCGLPGYPGVYTKVCEFLYWIRDVMAANP, encoded by the exons ATGGCATTGCTCATTCTGCTGATTCTAGTGGGAGCTGCTG CGACAGCACGCAGCTTTGATGGAAGGATCGTTGGAGGCTATGAGTGCACCCCTCATTCACAGCCATGGATGGTCTCCCTCCACTATGGTTATCACTTCTGTGGTGGAGTGCTCATCAGTGAACAGTGGGTGCTCTCTGCTGCCCAGTGTTGGTACAA TCCATACAGTATGCAACTTATTGTGGGCGATCATAATGTACGCATGTTTGAGGGCACTGAGCAGCTTCTGAAGACAGATAACATTATCTGGCACCCCAA TTATAATTACCAGACTCTGGACTATGACATCATGCTGATTAAGCTCTTCCATCCAGTGAAAGTGACTGATGCTGTGAGACCTATCTCTCTGCCCACTGGCTGTCCATTTGCAGGAATGCCATGTACTGTCTCTGGGTGGGGATCTATCTACTCTGACTCCT CATTTATGCCCTTCCACCTGCAGTGTGCTGATGTCCCAGTTGTGAGTGATGAGGAGTGTGAGAAGTCTTATCCTGGCATGCTGACTCGTAGGATGCTGTGTGCTGGTCATCCTGAGGGAGGCCAAGATGCATGCAGT agtgATTCAGGCAGTCCGCTAGTATGCTATGGAGAGGTCCATGGCCTGGTGTCATGGGGTCGGGGCTGTGGCCTGCCAGGTTACCCGGGTGTGTACACCAAGGTGTGCGAGTTCCTCTACTGGATCAGGGATGTCATGGCAGCCAACCCTTAG